The proteins below come from a single Garra rufa chromosome 25, GarRuf1.0, whole genome shotgun sequence genomic window:
- the bmal1a gene encoding basic helix-loop-helix ARNT like 1a yields the protein EYVSRHAIDGKFVFVDQRATAILAYLPQELLGTSFYEYFHQDDIGHLAECHRQVLQMREKINTNCYKFKIKDGSFITLRSRWFSFMNPWTKEVEYIVSTNTVVSGSMLEGADPSYSQTASSPQSMDSCLTSGDGGGKRPLQTVPGIPGGTRAGAGKIGRMIAEEVMEIQRIRGSSPSSCGSSPLNITATPPPDTCSPGGKKIQNGGTPDLPSVGIVPGPDSIGYPYSNNSLMSDNSHLSIDIMEEPGSSSPSNDEAAMAVIMSLLEADAGLGGPVDFSDLPWPL from the exons GAATACGTCTCCCGCCACGCTATCGATGGCAAGTTTGTTTTCGTCGACCAGAG GGCGACAGCCATCCTGGCGTACTTGCCCCAGGAGCTTCTAGGAACGTCATTTTATGAGTATTTTCACCAGGACGATATCGGTCACCTCGCCGAGTGCCACAGACAAG TGCTACAGATGAGAGAAAAGATTAATACAAACTGTTACAAATTCAAGATAAAAGACGGCTCTTTCATCACTCTGAGGAGCCGCTGGTTCAGCTTCATGAACCCCTGGACCAAAGAGGTGGAATATATAGTCTCTACAAACACTGTGGTTTC GGGCAGTATGCTGGAAGGAGCAGACCCTAGTTATTCCCAGACAGCCTCATCCCCGCAAAGCATGGACAGCTGTTTAACATCAGGAGACG GTGGGGGGAAACGCCCTCTTCAGACGGTTCCTGGTATTCCAGGAGGGACTAGAGCCGGAGCTGGCAAGATTGGACGCATGATAGCTGAGGAGGTGATGGAGATTCAGAG GATTCGAGGCTCCTCCCCTTCCAGCTGTGGCTCCAGTCCTTTAAATATCACTGCCACGCCTCCACCTGACACCTGCTCTCCAGGAGGAAAGAAG ATTCAGAATGGTGGAACTCCAGATCTGCCTTCAGTAGGAATTGTGCCTGGGCCTGATTCGATAGGATACCCATATTCAAATAACTCGTTAATGA GTGACAACTCCCACCTCAGTATTGACATCATGGAAGAGCCTGGATCCAGCAGCCCCAGTAACGACGAGGCAGCCATGGCCGTCATCATGAGCCTCCTCGAAGCTGACGCTGGCCTCGGCGGTCCTGTGGATTTCAGCGACCTCCCCTGGCCTTTGTGA